DNA from Rosa rugosa chromosome 6, drRosRugo1.1, whole genome shotgun sequence:
CAGCTTAGGCACTTTCCTAGACTGGATTTTTGAGTCTATACAAGTTTGGTATAAGCAAGGTATGTGAAATTGACAGAAATAGGGCAAAATCAAGTGAATTGTTGAAGAAAATGGCAGAAATAGGGCAAAACCAGGCAAAATCTGGGCAAACTTTTCACAATTGCCTCCAAAATCTATAGCTTCCCTCTAATTTTCCTCCCTTCCCCTTTTCCTTCAACCTGCCATTGTCTTGCCTTACTTGAAAAAAAtttctggatccgccactgggtttgggggtgtcatcatgtcacccccGATACtcttaattttaaatttttatcccccgagcttttcaattttcctcaaccgtgtccaatgtCTCAttctccgtccaaattggacgttaagtccgACAATAGGGcccactttaagggctaaaagggtcatttcaagacaaaaaaaaaaaatcattcttgttcttcttcttcccctcaGCTCCTCTACCTCCCAAAATCCGACCCTAGGAAACCCATTACCATCATCTCCAACTCATCAACACCAACTTTTCTGATTAACAGATCTTGAACAAGTCTCAAACACCAATGCAACTTTCTCAAATCTCAAAAAATTTGTTTCACCTTCTCGCATATACACACACAAATCGTAGACACAAAATGGTGACTCACATAGCCATTGAACTGTCGAGCAGTTGCTTCTACTTCCTGAGCACTCGACATGGTCACAAACCCGAATCTCCTGCTTCTCCCAGTCGTCTTGTCATATATCACCTACAAAATCCACCAAACAGCCTctattaatccaaaaaaaaaacattgaacCCATAATTTATCTCcattcaattcacaaaaagaTGCAAAATTTTGAACGAAAAACAAAACCATACCTCAACCATCTCAACATTTGTAGCACCTTCGAAGAGCTCAGTTAGCTGAGCACTGTCGACAGTGAAGGGAAGGTTTCTGATTAAGAGCTTGAAGTCAGGCGGGAAATTGAGCTTGCCGGCGTCGTCGCTAAGAACCTCCTCATCCTCCTGGTAACCTCCGCCACTCTTCTTCCTCCGCTTTCGAATTCATCATTATCCGAATCCGAATCGGACTCCAACCCAACAACCTGAAGCCCTTGTGGAGCCAGAAAGTCACCGAATTCAGAGCCGGAGCCCTGAGAATTTGACTCCACCCCGAATTGGAATTTGACCCCGATATCATCGCCGTCGCCGTCGTCACCTTCGATTTCCAATTTGGTCACGAACAGATCCGAACCGAAGATGAGAACGCAATCGGTCATCGCCGCCCTCATCCTTCGCCACcatgtagagctcgtgaagctTTTGGACCAATTCGACGATGTTTCGATCGGACAATCTGATGCTCGATTTCGCTTGCTGTGCCGACTCGAATTGCTTCTCTAATTCCACCAATTCGTCATCCAGTAAATGGGCATCAACTCACCCAATCTGAACTGTGAATCGAACCCGACACTTCcgcctctctctccctcaacaTTCGCATGCTCTTCTTGGCCGAGAACCGGCCCCAACAAGGTCGGAATCAAGTACGGCGAGTATGTACCCCGACATCCCATTCCCTCAAGGGCATAAGAGGTGGAGAGTGGTTTGAACGATGAAGATGAGAAGAGGAAGGCTAGATTGATGAGTTTCAGATCGTTAGGGAGAGGAAAGGAGGAAGAAGcagaaaatttctttctttcttttggtcgagtttttttttttttttttggtattaaaatgaccattttagcccttaaagtgggCCTCATTGTcggacttaacgtccaatttgaacGGAGAATGAGacattggacacggttgaggaaaattgaaaagCTCGGGGATGGGGGGggggtaaaaatttaaaattaagaGTATTGGGAGTGACATGATTACACCGTCAACTCTCAggagggtaaactgaaattaatccttataAATAACAAGCATTTTCTAGAAGATTTTTATTCAATTGGACATACAAAATTAGAATATTCTGcataaattttttaatttttcctaAGCATCCAGAGTGCACAAATTCATGAACTGCTTCCAGATGCAGACCAATACGGTAACACCAAAATAATGAGCTACTATTTTTAATCTTTCACATGAGGTCACAAGACTATTAATCCTATACGATTCAATTGTTTACACGAGGTGCTTGAAATATACATATACTTACAAGTCTTCGTCAACAATGATATTAAAAACCAGTTTGCTAGCTAGTTGCAGCTCATGGACTCATGGAGCTTACGTGCTTCGTTATTTCTTGTATCCAagaaaatcaaattcacaaaactacGAAATATCATTTTGTTGACAATTACTTTGCTTCTTAGAAATGAAAACGCCCTACCATTGACCATTTGTTTGCATTATTCCTCTATCAGGAGGTCAGCACTTAGCGTCTAATAGTTACACCACCAATGGAAAAATGCCAATGAAAAATAAGCAAATAAAATGAAAGCATGTGAAACCGGAAAACAAATGTTGCCCTATTCCTTGAGACACATGCGCAACATGGCCCCAAAAGAAAAGAGGCACAAAGGAAAACATGCATCCCTGTCATTGTCGATTGGTCACAGTAAGTCCTTCCAAACAAGACCAATCTACAGCGCGAGAACCTTATCTTAGAGAAAATTGACTGCACCATAACCATATGGCTAAGGAAAATAGGCTTATCATCTTCCTGTGAACATAGGCACTGTGTTTGAGCTGAGAAAAAGAAGCCATGGTAGCTTTGAGCTGCCAGTTTCAACCTGTGGTCTGCAAGAGTTATCGAAATGGTAGAGCTAGACCTTCTGCCCTTTGCTCAATGCAACCGTCTCAAAACAATATCAAGGTTACATGTTTGGTTCTACATGAAatgctctctcttttctctttaaCAGTAAAGATGCATTggaaaaaatcaaataaaatgtATTGCTATAGGTAATAATAAATGGAGCTGCAAAGGAAATAGGGAGGGCAGCAGTGATTGCCGTGACCAGAGCTCGAGGGATGGAGGTGGCCGGTGCAGTGGATTCGTATCTTGTAGGAGAAGATATTGGGAATCTATGTGACATGGCGGAGCCACTGGAGATACCGATAACAAATGATCTCACCATGGTCTTAGGTTCCATATCACAGGTGACAAACCAAAATGACACCTATGTGTGTAATGAGAGTGTGGTTTTGTTCATTCTGTCAATCTGTTTATCGTGCCATTGATATCGATTTGCAGTCTAAAGCAACAGGAGTAGTTGTGGATTTCACTGACCCTTCCAAAGTTTATGACAATGTGAAGCAGGTAGAGGCCACATTCATGAACTTTTTAGCTTCCATCGGTTTATTTTTGACAGAGATTTAATAATTAAGTACGAAGCATTACCAAATTGTAACTGtgtttcatcattttctttccTACTAGGCAACAGCATTTGGAATGAGGAGTGTGGTTTATGTGCCAAAAATTAAGTTAGATACAGTATCAGCATTATCTGCACTCTGTGAGAAAGCCAGCATGGTGAGCACAGGGTGAGATGCTCTACAATAATAAAGTTTTCATAAGATTCTGTGTTTCACATCCCCTTCTTTGGATTCTAAGTACCATTGAGTTTCTGGGGATTAAACCATACTTCTCTTACCTGATCATGAACTTGTTACTGTTGTCAGGGTTGTCTTGTCGCACCGACTCTTTCTATTGGATCTATACTCCTCCAACAAGCAGCAATTTCAGCTTCCTTTCACTATAACAATGTAGAAATTGTAGAATCAAGAGCTAATACAACGGTAAACTC
Protein-coding regions in this window:
- the LOC133718420 gene encoding dihydrodipicolinate reductase-like protein CRR1, chloroplastic; this encodes MVALSCQFQPVVCKSYRNGRARPSALCSMQPSQNNIKVIINGAAKEIGRAAVIAVTRARGMEVAGAVDSYLVGEDIGNLCDMAEPLEIPITNDLTMVLGSISQSKATGVVVDFTDPSKVYDNVKQATAFGMRSVVYVPKIKLDTVSALSALCEKASMGCLVAPTLSIGSILLQQAAISASFHYNNVEIVESRANTTDLPSSDATQIANNLSNLGQIYNREDISTDVKARGQVLGEDGVRVHSLVLPGLPSSTTVYFSRPGEVYTLKHDITDVQSLMPGLILAIRKIVRIKSLVYGLEKLL